One genomic segment of Arachis duranensis cultivar V14167 chromosome 4, aradu.V14167.gnm2.J7QH, whole genome shotgun sequence includes these proteins:
- the LOC107483359 gene encoding uncharacterized protein LOC107483359: MKTLFWFVFVSVVASAWLPLSECFKKPAGLARKEDIPYIKCQVCEILAKQLHQQVKNKQAEIAPKKISEYEIIEITENVCNLKKVEADWILRFDIVEKEDRLELVEHDSEGQCNSECKTIERACQEVIGYSDTDVAEYLYSSKPDADSLYKYLCRDLTKACSTKPPPVPKDRIPGEAFVAKSDKEAEMEKLLKSMEGMPGAPGMKMYSRDDLMNMKNLGDEDAEEEEEDEDEDDGDAAFPGKLGKVLREKEKGKSDWKQTIRKGITDTTVTLKKHADRVSNRLRQWWRAKKTSSKKGTKGAKSEL; this comes from the exons atgaagacattgtttTGGTTTGTGTTTGTTTCAGTGGTGGCTTCAGCATGGTTGCCACTCTCAGAGTGTTTCAAAAAACCCGCAGGGCTTGCTAGGAAAGAGGACATTCCGTACATAAAGTGCCAAGTTTGTGAGATTCTCGCTAAGCAGTTGCACCAGCAGGTGAAGAACAAGCAAGCTGAGATCGCTCCCAAAAag ATCTCGGAGTATGAGATCATTGAGATAACAGAGAACGTTTGTAATCTTAAGAAGGTAGAAGCGGATTGGATATTGCGCTTTGATATTGTGGAGAAAGAAGATAGGCTTGAG TTAGTTGAGCATGACTCTGAAGGACAGTGCAATTCTGAGTGCAAGACAATCGAGCGAGCATGTCAGGAG gTTATAGGGTATTCGGATACAGATGTTGCTGAATATCTATATAGTTCCAAGCCTGATGCTGATTCATTGTACAAATATCTCTGTAGAGACCTTACTAAAGCATGCAGCACCAAACCACCCCCTGTCCCTAAG GACAGAATCCCTGGTGAAGCTTTTGTTGCTAagtctgataaggaggctgaaaTGGAAAAGCTACTAAAATCTATGGAG GGCATGCCAGGAGCACCTGGCATGAAAATGTACTCAAGGGATGATTTAATGAACATGAAAaaccttggtgatgaagatgccgaagaggaagaggaagatgaagatgagGATGATGGCGATGCTGCTTTTCCTGGAAAATTG GGAAAAGTTCtgagagaaaaggaaaaggggaaAAGTGACTGGAAACAAACGATCAGAAAAGGAATCACAGATACGACTGTGACGCTGAAGAAACATGCAGACCGAGTTTCCAATCGCTTAAGACAGTGGTGGAGGGCAAAGAAAACAAGTTCAAAGAAGGGAACAAAAGGAGCCAAGTCTGAACTTTAG